The Fundulus heteroclitus isolate FHET01 chromosome 13, MU-UCD_Fhet_4.1, whole genome shotgun sequence genome contains a region encoding:
- the LOC105925137 gene encoding tubulin beta chain-like isoform X2, with amino-acid sequence MREIVHIQAGQCGNQIGAKFWEVISDEHGIDPTGTYHGDSDQQLDRISVYYNEATGGKYVPRAILFDLEPGTMDSVRSGPFGQIFRPDNFVFGQSGAGNNWAKGHYTEGAELVDSVLDVVRKEAESCECLQGFQLTLFLGGGTGSGMGTLLISKIREEYPDRIMNTFSVLPSPKALRFS; translated from the exons ATGAGGGAGATAGTGCACATTCAGGCGGGCCAGTGCGGTAACCAGATTGGTGCAAAG TTCTGGGAGGTGATCAGTGATGAGCACGGCATCGACCCAACAGGAACCTACCATGGAGACAGCGACCAGCAGCTGGACCGGATTAGCGTTTATTACAATGAAGCTACTG GTGGGAAGTACGTTCCCAGAGCCATCCTCTTTGACCTGGAACCAGGAACCATGGACTCCGTCCGATCAGGACCCTTTGGCCAAATCTTCAGACCTGACAACTTTGTCTTTG GTCAGAGTGGAGCTGGGAACAACTGGGCCAAGGGTCACTACACGGAGGGAGCGGAGCTGGTGGACTCGGTGCTGGACGTGGTGAGGAAGGAGGCAGAGAGCTGCGAGTGCCTGCAGGGCTTCCAGCTCACCCTCTTTCTGGGAGGAGGCACTGGCTCCGGCATGGGGACGCTGCTCATCAGTAAGATCAGAGAGGAGTACCCCGACCGCATCATGAACACCTTCAGCGTGTTGCCCTCGCCTAAG GCGCTCAGATTCTCATAA
- the LOC105925137 gene encoding tubulin beta chain-like isoform X1 yields MREIVHIQAGQCGNQIGAKFWEVISDEHGIDPTGTYHGDSDQQLDRISVYYNEATGGKYVPRAILFDLEPGTMDSVRSGPFGQIFRPDNFVFGQSGAGNNWAKGHYTEGAELVDSVLDVVRKEAESCECLQGFQLTLFLGGGTGSGMGTLLISKIREEYPDRIMNTFSVLPSPKVSDTVVEPYNATLSVHQLVENTACP; encoded by the exons ATGAGGGAGATAGTGCACATTCAGGCGGGCCAGTGCGGTAACCAGATTGGTGCAAAG TTCTGGGAGGTGATCAGTGATGAGCACGGCATCGACCCAACAGGAACCTACCATGGAGACAGCGACCAGCAGCTGGACCGGATTAGCGTTTATTACAATGAAGCTACTG GTGGGAAGTACGTTCCCAGAGCCATCCTCTTTGACCTGGAACCAGGAACCATGGACTCCGTCCGATCAGGACCCTTTGGCCAAATCTTCAGACCTGACAACTTTGTCTTTG GTCAGAGTGGAGCTGGGAACAACTGGGCCAAGGGTCACTACACGGAGGGAGCGGAGCTGGTGGACTCGGTGCTGGACGTGGTGAGGAAGGAGGCAGAGAGCTGCGAGTGCCTGCAGGGCTTCCAGCTCACCCTCTTTCTGGGAGGAGGCACTGGCTCCGGCATGGGGACGCTGCTCATCAGTAAGATCAGAGAGGAGTACCCCGACCGCATCATGAACACCTTCAGCGTGTTGCCCTCGCCTAAG GTGTCCGACACGGTGGTGGAGCCGTACAACGCCACGCTCTCCGTCCACCAGCTGGTGGAGAACACCGCATGTCCATGA